CTGAAGTACTCGCTCCAATGGACTTTGACTTGATTGCAGTACTCACTGGGTCAACAGAATCCACTTTTGATAATATGCTTTACTCTTTCGTATCGATTGCTGCCGTCCAGGTTGCATTGACGGATCTATTAAAGGCATTGCACATTGAGCCGGCTGGAATAATTGGACATTCCGCCGGTGAGCTGGGAGCAGCATACATGGACGGATGTCTAACAGCCGAACAAACTGTACTTGCAGCTTATTGGCGAGGAAAAAAGCGTCCTTGACACACCAGGACTACCGCAGGGAAAGATGGCAGCCGTTGGGCTAAGTTGGGAtgaaattaaacaacaattacCACCGGAATGCTATGCTGTCTGCCACAATAGTGATGATAACTGTACTGTGTCTGGGCCAGTTACAGCTATGGATGCAACCATCAAGAGGTTACAGGAATCAGGCGTTTTTGTTCGAACTGTCGGTTCTGGGGGCTACGCTTTTCACAGCAGATATATCGCTGATGCGGCGCCAATGCTACGAAAAAATCTAGAGCGCCTAATTACAGAACCTAAACAGCGATCTCAACGTTGGCTAAGTACCAGTGTTCCAGAGCAAGACTGGCAAACTCCGGCATGTCGCACGGCATCTGCAGCATATTTTATCAACAATCTAATATCACCGGTGCTCTTTAATGAAGCCATACGGCATATTCCGAAAAATGCCATTATTATTGAGGTTGCTCCCCATGGACTATTTCGGGCTATTCTGCGGTCACTTGGATCGAGGATAAGTTACGTCAGTCTCATGCAGCGCGGTCACGCCAACAATATGGAGTTCTTACTAAGTCAAATTGGTCAGTTATATGCGGTTGGTGGGCAGCCACAACTATTGCATATGTCGCTATCATCAGCAACGAATTATCCCGTCTCACGAGGCACGCCCATGCTGAGTTCATTAATTGGATGGGATCACCGGCAGAAGTGGAGCTATCCAAAGTTCAAGGGTGGCCGACAGGGCACCCAACAGAGTATCGAACTTGATCTAAGTAAGGAAGAAAATACATTTCTGGCAGGTCATACGATCGATGGACGCATTTTATTTCCGGCAACTGGTTACATAACGCTCGCCTGGATGATGCTGGCTCAGCAGCAGGATAGAGATTATCAACGCACCCCGGTTGTTTTTAGTGATGTAGTCTTCCATCGTGCTACCATTCTGGGACTGAGTGCCGCTTCAGCAGTAAAGTTAACCATCAACATCTTCCACGGGAAAGGTGACTTTGAGGTCAGTGAGGGTACAACTCTTGTTGCATCAGGAAAAATTCAGCTGATAGTTAGCccactgcaacaacagctcaATCTGCCAGACTTACCTGGTAGTGCCAGTGTGATTAAGCTCTGCACAAAGGATATCTATAAGGAGCTACGCCTTCGTGGATACGATTACAGTGGACTCTTCCAAGGCATCATAGACACTGACGTTCAGGCGGTGTCCGGTCACCTTTTGTGGATGGATAACTGGATTAGCTTCATGGACACCATGCTGCAATTCCGTATACTCAGCAACGATTTAAGAGAACTACACGTACCCACGTCAATTGAGCGCATTCTAATCGATCCGCTCAAACATTTCGAGATAATGAAACACCATCAGCAAAAGCCGCCCGTCTCGTGGTATCGCAACATATCCGTGATCAAGAGTGGCGGAGTTGAGATACACAACGTAAAGACGGCACAAACACAACGTCGCTCCGGCAATCAAAGTCTAGCGAGCTTAGAGAGATACACCTTTACACCATACAATCAGGCAACAGCTCCTCGAGGGGATCAACAACGTGCCAAGCTTATAGCGTTGACTGTAGCGATGCAGATGATAATTGAGAACAGCGGAGGTGCCTCCAAAATAAAGGGCGTCGAAATTGTCAACGCACGGAGTAATCCAGAGACACTCATTGGTCCCAAGCTTTTGGATATTATAGAGCGTGAACCAATAATGGTTGCCGAAATAATTGTGGCAACACCAGACAGTAATAATGAATCAGAACTGCGTACAGTATTGCAGGAATCTGGAGTTCGCGTCATTACGGCGGATCTCGCTGTGTCGACAGTGGAGCGACAATGTGATTTTGTCTATGTTCTCAATTTGTTGTCTACAACTTCAATGGGGGATATCCATTTACAACATTTAATGGAAAGCATTAAGCTGGAAAATGGCTTCATTCTGCTAGAGGAAAATgcaagtatttataaaatctcTGGACGGGAACGGTTACAACGCTTGCAGATGTTGCCTGTCCTAGAGCACGCATATGACAACGATCGTGTCGTGGTCCTTGCTAAAAGATTTATCGCTAAAGATCACTCTCAATGCACAGTTGTCCATTTTACAAATGATCATTTTAAGTGGATGGCCGATCTCAAGAGCTTGTTGACGAAAACCCAAGCAGATCAACGTATCTACTTAGTTGCTCATGGAGAACCTAGTACAGGAGCTCTAGGATTTGTAAACTGTCTGAAACGTGAGCATCCTGGAAAAAAGATACGATTGTACATGCTCCCAGATTCTGGATTACCGCCGTTTGCACTTACAGATCCTTTTTATCAGGATCAGTTAGATAAGGATTTATCGATAAACATTCACCAAAACGGAAATTGGGGTAGCTACCGTCATCTTCCTATGGAGGCTCATCAACCACTGCTAACTGTAGAGCAAGCCTATGTCAACACATTAATTAAAGGTGACCTTTCCTCACTTAATTGGATCGAAAGTCCCCGTACTATAAATCAAATCCAAAATCAAAGTAAATGGGAACCTTGTACAGTATATTACGCTCCTCTTAACTTTCGAGACATAATGTTGGCATCTGGAAAGTTAGGAGTCGATGCACTGCCAGGAGACTTGGCTCATCAGGATTGTGTGTTGGGCCTGGAATTTGCAGGTCGTGACTCGCATGGCCAACGGATCATGGCCATGGTTACCGCCAAGTCCTTAGCTACGAATTGCATGGCCAACAAAAATCTTCTTTGGAACATACCGGACAATTGGACAATGGAAGAAGCTTCTACAGTGCCCTGTGTCTATGCTACCGTCTATTATGCTTTGGTAGTGCGTGGACAAATGAAGAAGGGCGAACGCATCCTTATTCATGCTGGATCTGGTGGTGTGGGTCAGGCTGCCATCTCCGTGGCCTTACATCATGGACTGACGGTCTTTACCACAGTCGGCAGCAAAGAGAAGCGAGAATTTCTGCTGAAACGATTCCCCAAGCTGCAGGCACGGAATATTGGAAACTCGCGAGACACATCCTTTGAACAGTTGATAATGAACGAAACTTCAGGTGAAGGTGTAGAGTTGGTCCTAAACTCACTGTCTGACGATAAACTACAAGCATCGGTTCGCTGCTTAGGTTTAAATGGTCGTTTCTTGGAGATTGGAAAATTTGATCTGAGTAATAATAGTCCATTGGGTATGTCTGTGTTCTTAAAGAATACGTCGTTCCATGGCATTTTGCTAGACAGTGTCATGGACGGTGATGAAGAAATTCAGAAGCATATTGTCTCGCTTGTGCAAAATGGAATTCAGAACGGAGCTGTTTTACCTTTACCCATTACGCTATTCACCGATCAGGAGATTGAGAAGGCATTCCGCTTCATGGCATCGGGCAAACATATTGGCAAAGTTGTCGTTAAGGTTCGCAACGAGGAGCAGCAACTTTCACTCCCTAAGCCGCGACTAATCAACGCTATTCCTCGTACCTATATGCATCCCGAAAAAAGCTACATACTAGTCGGAGGATTAGGCGGCTTCGGCTTGGAGTTATCCAACTGGTTGGTAAATCGAGGGGCgcgttttattattttgaactctCATTCTGGTTTGAAAACCGGATATCAAGCCCTCATGATTAAACGCTGGCATGAACGCGGTGTTAAAGTGGTTATAGATACAAATGATGTCTGCACAGATGCGGGATGTAGGAAACTGCTcgagagcagcaacaaaatcgCGATGGTGGGGGGTATTTTCAATTTGGCTGCAATTCTTAGAGACTCAATGTTTGATGATCAAACCATGAAAAACTTTGAGGTAGTTGCAGCACCCAAAATATCCATAACCAAACACCTTGATCATTACTCACGCAGCATGTGTCCGGCTCTCGAGCACTTTATTTGTTTCTCAAGTTTGGCAGCTGGGCGTGGAAATCCGGGTCAAACAAACTATGGCATGGCGAATTCAGCTATGGAGCGTATTTGTGAGAAGCGTCAGGTGGAGGGGTATCCAGGTACAGCCATACAATGGGGAGCGATTGGTGATACAGGGCTTATTATTGAGCACATGGGCAATAACGATACTGTCATTGGGGGAACCTTACCCCAACGAATGAGCAGCTGCCTCCACACCTTAGATATCTTTATGCAACAACCACATCCTGTGCTGGCATCCATGGTGCTAGCCGAAAAACGTAAAGCGGAAGGATCAAGCCGTCAAAGTCTCATCGCAACAATCGCCAAAATAATGGGTTTGCGCGATGTGAATAGTATTCAGGACAAGACGACACTCTTTGACTTGGGCATGGATTCGTTAATGAGCACAGAGATAAAGCAAACACTTGAGCGAAACTTCGATTTGGTTCTGTCAGCTCAGGAAATCCGTCAGTTGACATTCAGTGCCTTGAGACACATTGATTCATCTGCGGCACAAGAACAACTTACAGCCACATCGACAATTGCAGATGTGATTGCTACTAATCATTCAAATGCGACGACCATTGACGACCAAAGTGATGAAACCCGCAACGTATTCGCCAAGGAAGTATTACCCCAAAACGTACTTGTGCGACTGCATTCCATGGCGACGAAAGAGTCTAGTAAACCAGCCGTATTTTTCCTTGCACCAATCGAGGGCTTCACAATAGCGGTTGAGGCACTTGCTGTTTCGCTTAGCTGTCCAGCCTATGGACTCCAGTGCACAGAACAGGTGCCTTTGGACTCGATAGAAGCTTGTGCCGCGTATTACTTGCAACAAATCCAGAAAATACAACCAAGAGGCCCTTATAACATTGTGGGCTACTCTTATGGTTGTCTCCTGGCCCATGCAATTGGTGTGGCTTTGGAACAGCTAAGATTTAACGTGAAAGTCATTATGCTAGACGGTGCCCCCACTATGGCGAGTGGATATGTTCAGGAGGCCAAGAAGCAGACTGATGATTTAAATAGGCAGCAATCCATGACACTAGCTTACTTTGGAGCACTACTTGCCGATGTCGACTACAATCAGGTAAGTTGATTTCATTCTTAGCAGATACcaattatatgtattataaGTCCATATAATGCCCATCCAAATAATGCCGTCtcacttttattaaaattctaatTCTGTTTGGAATATTAGTTTACTCATGGGATTTTTCAAAATAGAGTAATATTATGTTTATAcgttaaattataaaaaaaaataataataataaataaattaaaatgcttctaattattttgtaatatatattccCGGAATGTAATGCACATTTACAGATCAGTTTAAATGTTACAATCAAACAATAAGGTCTGTGTGATTGGCGAAAAATTTAAGTTGGGTTTGAGCTTTTTATAAAACCGTTTTTAGTAATTATTACATAGAGCTAAGTCTTtcgtaaaattaaattacaaacatttttctttttttttaatgacttGTTTTCTAATAAACATCAAGTTTTTAACTACATtgaaatatttcgaaaatataaATCTATTACAGCTTCTTCAGATCCTTGACGGACACAAGACGTGGACCTTGAAGTTAGATAAACTAGCGGATACCTTAGCAACATACACTCAACAATCAAAAGATGTGGTAAGTGCATTGCATTTGGTCCATACACAATTACAATTGTATGGAAGAAACCTAAACATAGTTTGTATTTAAAGAACACTTGAATACttagtatttttctattaattaaTGTTAACCTAATTTCTTATGTCAACTATTTTCATAGATCAAAAAAGCTGCTTGTATGTTCAAGCAGAAACTTCTGTTATCTGAGAGCTACCAAGGAGTGCAGCAATTTAACAGCGATGTGGTACTTATTAAATCGGCGGAAAATAATGCTATAATGTCGCAAGATGACTATGGTCTTAAAGAGGTAAGCGATGCAACtacaaacaattgaaaatataaaaactaatttatttccatAGATTTGCAGTGCCCAAATTGATATGCATGTGGTAGAAGGAACACACCGAACCTTCCTAAAGGCGGTCAAAACATTCCAGATCGTCGAGAGGGTTTTACACAAATAGTGCCATTAATTgcgtttacttttattgacaTAATAGTTTTAGCTTAGCACGTATGCCCCAAAAAAAAGCCACAATACATTAGATTGTTAAgtttcttattaaatttaattaaagtaaaaattgttttttttttctgttatgACCTTGCATGTTATTGTTCTACCGATGATTCATTAGGAAAATTCATAAGAATATTTCTGATAagcaaaactttaaaaaaaaacacactttTTAAACACATTCATAGTACAAGTACTTTTTATCAGCACCATTCATCTATGGGACGACTATTAATCAGCCCACTAATGTTTATGGTTTTGTCTATCACTTCATATAAAATTTTtcagtacatacatacatatatatgtacacactTACTGTGTTTGCAcatgtttgtatttaaatgtgtgtatgtgattgtatttataaatttaaaaaatgtggTCTGATTCTGATGTCTGCGATTTCCAAAGTATCACGCATCAAACGCAAGTAACGGCTGTTAACTATTATTGCTGTTAAATTCTGATAATATTACTCAACATAATATGTTACGAAGGGCATAAATAACAGCGGCTGTAAATGAGCAGCCCTATAATGGAAAATGTTAACAGCAAAATATGAGCTTTTTATGCTTATCTCGCTTGCCTCCGTTGGCGTTTCTGCAAATGTCGACTCTCTTGCTCTCACTGCGCACAGCAAAAGAGAAGCTTTCACAAGCGTCGCTGAAGTCACTGCTGTCGTATATAAGCCCAGCGCTCACCTGATGCCTCGACTATTCgtaattcatattttgtcGTTAGATCGCGCAAAATAACCCGGTAGGTTTGCCATTAGCCGTTACCCCTTTTACAAGTGTTTCGCATCAATTACATTCAAGTCTATCGCAAAAGTTTGTTCT
This DNA window, taken from Drosophila nasuta strain 15112-1781.00 chromosome 2L, ASM2355853v1, whole genome shotgun sequence, encodes the following:
- the LOC132787682 gene encoding LOW QUALITY PROTEIN: fatty acid synthase (The sequence of the model RefSeq protein was modified relative to this genomic sequence to represent the inferred CDS: inserted 2 bases in 1 codon; deleted 1 base in 1 codon) translates to MPNKKKIQNQKATNEDATVMDGDIVISGLSGKFPESSNIEEFKQNLINGIDMVTGDPRRWEAGIYGLPERMAKMRDEDLEKFDDTFFSVHQKQAELMDPCMRMLLELTHEAIIDAGINPSELRGSRTGVYIGLSFVETEHEIPNMEPSSINGYCLTGCARAMFANRISYTFDFKGPSFIVDTACSSSLVALSHAYTDMRAGRCDYALVAGVNLILKPIFALQFLRLGIVSQDGACKTFDSAANGYARADTCAVVFLQSATHAKRIYASILNVRTNTDGFKEQGVTFPDGRMQQELLRETYGEIGLSPDQVVYVEAHGSGTPVGDDQEANMLSNFFCRPSRTAPLLIGSVKSNMGHAEPASGVSALAKMIIAMEEGVIPKNLHYRIPNPAVPALVEGRLKVVDRNLPWQGGIIGLNSFGFGGANAHVILKSHAKKQNPYXTRNKTLKLVICSGRTEPAVQQLLESAVKYRSDDEFLTLINDIHSQPIPLHPYRGFAIVSSSVASKMEIIPYEEEQRPIWFVYAGMGSQWASMAKDLMQLDLFQKSIQHCAEVLAPMDFDLIAVLTGSTESTFDNMLYSFVSIAAVQVALTDLLKALHIEPAGIIGHSAGELGAAYMDGCLTAEQTVLAAYWRGKSVLDTPGLPQGKMAAVGLSWDEIKQQLPPECYAVCHNSDDNCTVSGPVTAMDATIKRLQESGVFVRTVGSGGYAFHSRYIADAAPMLRKNLERLITEPKQRSQRWLSTSVPEQDWQTPACRTASAAYFINNLISPVLFNEAIRHIPKNAIIIEVAPHGLFRAILRSLGSRISYVSLMQRGHANNMEFLLSQIGQLYAVGGQPQLLHMSLSSATNYPVSRGTPMLSSLIGWDHRQKWSYPKFKGGRQGTQQSIELDLSKEENTFLAGHTIDGRILFPATGYITLAWMMLAQQQDRDYQRTPVVFSDVVFHRATILGLSAASAVKLTINIFHGKGDFEVSEGTTLVASGKIQLIVSPLQQQLNLPDLPGSASVIKLCTKDIYKELRLRGYDYSGLFQGIIDTDVQAVSGHLLWMDNWISFMDTMLQFRILSNDLRELHVPTSIERILIDPLKHFEIMKHHQQKPPVSWYRNISVIKSGGVEIHNVKTAQTQRRSGNQSLASLERYTFTPYNQATAPRGDQQRAKLIALTVAMQMIIENSGGASKIKGVEIVNARSNPETLIGPKLLDIIEREPIMVAEIIVATPDSNNESELRTVLQESGVRVITADLAVSTVERQCDFVYVLNLLSTTSMGDIHLQHLMESIKLENGFILLEENASIYKISGRERLQRLQMLPVLEHAYDNDRVVVLAKRFIAKDHSQCTVVHFTNDHFKWMADLKSLLTKTQADQRIYLVAHGEPSTGALGFVNCLKREHPGKKIRLYMLPDSGLPPFALTDPFYQDQLDKDLSINIHQNGNWGSYRHLPMEAHQPLLTVEQAYVNTLIKGDLSSLNWIESPRTINQIQNQSKWEPCTVYYAPLNFRDIMLASGKLGVDALPGDLAHQDCVLGLEFAGRDSHGQRIMAMVTAKSLATNCMANKNLLWNIPDNWTMEEASTVPCVYATVYYALVVRGQMKKGERILIHAGSGGVGQAAISVALHHGLTVFTTVGSKEKREFLLKRFPKLQARNIGNSRDTSFEQLIMNETSGEGVELVLNSLSDDKLQASVRCLGLNGRFLEIGKFDLSNNSPLGMSVFLKNTSFHGILLDSVMDGDEEIQKHIVSLVQNGIQNGAVLPLPITLFTDQEIEKAFRFMASGKHIGKVVVKVRNEEQQLSLPKPRLINAIPRTYMHPEKSYILVGGLGGFGLELSNWLVNRGARFIILNSHSGLKTGYQALMIKRWHERGVKVVIDTNDVCTDAGCRKLLESSNKIAMVGGIFNLAAILRDSMFDDQTMKNFEVVAAPKISITKHLDHYSRSMCPALEHFICFSSLAAGRGNPGQTNYGMANSAMERICEKRQVEGYPGTAIQWGAIGDTGLIIEHMGNNDTVIGGTLPQRMSSCLHTLDIFMQQPHPVLASMVLAEKRKAEGSSRQSLIATIAKIMGLRDVNSIQDKTTLFDLGMDSLMSTEIKQTLERNFDLVLSAQEIRQLTFSALRHIDSSAAQEQLTATSTIADVIATNHSNATTIDDQSDETRNVFAKEVLPQNVLVRLHSMATKESSKPAVFFLAPIEGFTIAVEALAVSLSCPAYGLQCTEQVPLDSIEACAAYYLQQIQKIQPRGPYNIVGYSYGCLLAHAIGVALEQLRFNVKVIMLDGAPTMASGYVQEAKKQTDDLNRQQSMTLAYFGALLADVDYNQLLQILDGHKTWTLKLDKLADTLATYTQQSKDVIKKAACMFKQKLLLSESYQGVQQFNSDVVLIKSAENNAIMSQDDYGLKEICSAQIDMHVVEGTHRTFLKAVKTFQIVERVLHK